From Bacillota bacterium, the proteins below share one genomic window:
- a CDS encoding protogloblin ApPgb, with protein MNHIPGYTYGTSQVAPSPLTLEDLDNLKKAVLFTEEDERYLRMAGEVLADQVEDILDVWYGFVGSHPHLVYYFTDGKGNANAEYLAAVRKRFGQWILDTCNRPYDRNWLDYAHEIGLRHHRTKKNKTDGVNSVPVVSYRYMVAFIYPITATIKPFLAKKGHSADEVEKMHQAWFKSVVLQVALWSAPYVPGEDF; from the coding sequence ATGAACCACATTCCTGGTTACACGTATGGGACGTCTCAGGTCGCGCCGTCTCCCCTGACGCTGGAAGACCTGGACAACCTGAAGAAGGCGGTGCTCTTCACCGAAGAGGACGAGCGTTATCTGCGCATGGCAGGTGAAGTACTGGCTGACCAGGTCGAGGACATTCTGGACGTGTGGTACGGGTTTGTCGGCTCGCACCCGCATCTGGTGTATTACTTCACGGATGGCAAAGGCAACGCCAACGCAGAGTATCTGGCAGCCGTGCGCAAGCGGTTTGGGCAGTGGATACTGGACACCTGCAACCGCCCGTACGACAGGAACTGGCTCGACTACGCACACGAGATCGGCTTGCGCCACCACCGCACTAAGAAAAACAAGACCGACGGTGTGAACTCCGTGCCGGTGGTCAGCTACCGATACATGGTGGCTTTTATTTATCCCATCACCGCAACCATCAAGCCTTTCCTTGCCAAAAAGGGGCACTCTGCGGATGAAGTAGAGAAGATGCATCAGGCTTGGTTCAAGTCGGTAGTGCTACAGGTCGCACTGTGGAGTGCCCCATATGTCCCAGGTGAGGACTTCTAA
- the upp gene encoding uracil phosphoribosyltransferase, with amino-acid sequence MHVSNLHVVNHPLAQHLLTQLRNRHTPPEVFRSLTRKLTTILVIEATRDLPTESVTVETPLEEAQGTVLAAKLVVVPILRAGLGMLEAVADLFPDVSVGYIGMERDHTTAIANSYYLKLPPVEGRTVLLIDPMLATGGSVDQALAAIRSRGAGRMVLICVVAAPEGVDRIYRNHPDVPIYTAALDRELNAAKYILPGIGDFGDRLYGT; translated from the coding sequence ATGCACGTGAGTAATCTGCATGTGGTGAACCATCCGCTGGCACAGCATCTGTTGACCCAACTGCGTAATAGGCACACTCCTCCCGAAGTCTTCCGTTCCCTGACCCGCAAGCTGACCACCATACTCGTCATCGAAGCCACCCGCGACCTTCCCACCGAAAGCGTCACGGTGGAAACGCCACTAGAGGAAGCGCAGGGCACGGTGCTGGCGGCGAAGCTGGTGGTCGTACCTATCCTGCGGGCGGGGCTGGGAATGCTGGAAGCAGTAGCCGACCTCTTTCCCGACGTATCAGTGGGCTACATCGGCATGGAGCGTGACCATACCACCGCTATTGCCAACTCCTACTACCTGAAACTGCCGCCAGTGGAGGGTCGCACGGTCTTGCTCATCGACCCCATGCTGGCGACAGGCGGTTCGGTGGACCAGGCGCTGGCGGCGATACGCAGTCGCGGCGCGGGCAGGATGGTTTTGATATGCGTTGTGGCGGCGCCAGAGGGAGTCGACCGCATCTACCGCAACCATCCGGACGTGCCCATCTATACCGCTGCGCTGGACCGGGAACTCAACGCTGCCAAATACATCTTGCCCGGCATCGGCGACTTCGGAGACAGGCTGTATGGGACGTGA
- a CDS encoding NAD(P)-dependent oxidoreductase — MLLRATADALLVNLSLVISLLVHYLWVVGIKAVVSDAPAALQEHVGIYLRSTSMLTPLSLLVFALSGFYTHSRLYQGRYKAIVIAQAVSVAYLLMLLANYLAPSLPSLYRSVYLMSWGLTLALLLSVRLGPRLWKVLSAVEKRYLGTPPPDRPIRNVLVIGGAGYIGSALIPKLLEKGYQVRLLDIFLYGEEPIKPFAHYPRLEIVKADFRQIDKVVESMRDMDAVVHLGAIVGDPACAIDEELTIEVNLIATRFIAEIAKGFSVSRFIFASTCSVYGASDEVLDERSALNPVSLYARSKIASERVLLSLASPQFAPVILRFGTIYGLSGRIRFDLVVNLLTAKAVTEGKITLYGADQWRPFLHVDDAAAAIVKVLEAPVSQVRNQVFNVGSDEQNFTLQQVGETIQRLVPTAEIIHMGSDGDRRNYRVSFGKIRRTLGFKPKWTLEEGIRQVIDALHSGVIADYRDARYSNVKFLREEQALRGLRPQNGWAYALVNDVSSSRVLVSHEVE, encoded by the coding sequence ATGTTGTTGCGCGCAACTGCCGACGCCCTGCTGGTGAACCTGTCACTGGTGATTTCGCTGCTGGTGCACTACCTGTGGGTGGTGGGTATCAAGGCGGTGGTCAGTGATGCTCCTGCCGCACTGCAGGAGCATGTGGGTATCTACCTGCGTTCCACCAGCATGTTGACACCCCTTTCGCTACTGGTATTCGCACTGAGCGGCTTTTATACCCACAGCCGATTGTATCAGGGGCGGTACAAAGCCATTGTGATTGCTCAGGCAGTGTCTGTGGCGTACTTGCTGATGCTTCTTGCCAACTATCTGGCACCTTCCCTGCCATCCTTGTATCGCTCGGTCTACCTGATGTCCTGGGGACTGACGCTCGCCCTGTTACTCTCTGTCCGGCTCGGTCCCCGGTTGTGGAAGGTGCTCTCCGCTGTCGAAAAGCGGTATCTCGGTACGCCTCCACCAGACCGCCCCATCCGCAACGTGCTGGTCATTGGCGGGGCAGGTTACATCGGTTCCGCCCTGATACCGAAGTTGCTGGAAAAAGGCTACCAGGTGCGCCTTCTGGATATCTTCCTTTATGGAGAAGAACCGATTAAGCCTTTCGCCCACTATCCGCGGCTGGAGATTGTGAAAGCGGATTTTCGGCAGATAGATAAAGTGGTGGAGAGTATGCGGGATATGGACGCCGTAGTGCATCTCGGCGCTATCGTCGGCGATCCTGCATGCGCTATCGATGAGGAACTGACCATTGAGGTCAATTTGATAGCCACCCGCTTCATCGCCGAAATCGCCAAGGGGTTTAGCGTCAGCCGTTTCATCTTCGCCAGCACCTGTTCGGTTTACGGGGCGAGCGACGAAGTACTGGATGAGCGTTCCGCTCTCAATCCGGTATCGCTTTATGCGCGCAGCAAAATCGCCTCTGAGCGCGTGCTGCTTAGCCTGGCATCACCGCAGTTCGCCCCGGTTATCCTGCGCTTCGGCACCATCTACGGCTTGTCCGGACGCATCCGCTTCGATCTGGTGGTGAACTTGCTGACCGCCAAAGCGGTGACGGAGGGCAAAATCACCCTCTATGGTGCCGACCAGTGGAGACCGTTCCTGCACGTGGACGATGCCGCTGCGGCGATTGTAAAGGTACTGGAAGCACCTGTCTCACAGGTGCGCAACCAGGTGTTCAACGTCGGCTCGGACGAGCAGAACTTTACCCTCCAGCAGGTGGGAGAGACCATCCAGCGGCTGGTACCGACAGCGGAGATTATCCACATGGGATCCGACGGCGACCGGCGCAACTACCGCGTGAGCTTCGGCAAAATCCGACGCACCCTCGGTTTCAAACCGAAGTGGACCCTGGAGGAAGGGATTCGGCAGGTCATTGACGCCTTGCACAGCGGAGTGATAGCCGACTACCGCGACGCCCGATACAGCAATGTGAAGTTTTTGAGAGAAGAGCAGGCCCTGCGCGGGCTCCGCCCTCAGAACGGCTGGGCATACGCACTGGTCAACGACGTGTCCAGCAGCCGTGTGCTCGTGTCCCATGAAGTCGAGTGA
- a CDS encoding DegT/DnrJ/EryC1/StrS aminotransferase family protein, whose product MATTATRQAEHKTTGGVAPWPYFAEDEIQAAVRVLRSGKVNYWTGQEGRLFEQEFAQFAGCRYAVALANGSVALELALLALGIGESDEVVVTSRTFVASASSVVLVGAKPVFADVDPDSGNITAETVRAVLTPRTKAIIAVHLGGWPCEMDELMQLARENDLWVVEDCAQAHGATYKGRPVGSMGHVAVWSFCQDKIMTTGGEGGMLTTNDERIWEKAWSYKDHGKSYEAVYHRQHPPGFRWLHESFGTNWRMTEMQAAIGRVVLRKVPEWVATRRRYAQILTERFQQLPALRVTVPPAYIQHAYYRYYVYVRPERLKPDWSRDRIMVELNQMGIPCTVGSCSEVYLEKSFHNAGLSPAHRLPVAKQLGETSLAFLVHPTLSETDVQEIADAVHKVMFTGSR is encoded by the coding sequence ATGGCAACTACAGCGACTCGACAAGCTGAGCATAAAACGACGGGGGGGGTCGCACCCTGGCCCTACTTCGCAGAAGACGAGATCCAAGCGGCGGTGCGCGTACTGCGTTCCGGCAAGGTGAACTACTGGACGGGTCAGGAAGGGCGGCTATTCGAACAGGAGTTCGCACAATTTGCGGGCTGTCGCTACGCAGTCGCTCTGGCAAATGGCAGTGTGGCGCTGGAGCTGGCACTGCTCGCTTTAGGAATCGGCGAGAGCGATGAGGTGGTGGTCACCAGTCGCACCTTTGTGGCTTCCGCCAGCTCGGTAGTGCTTGTGGGCGCGAAACCCGTTTTCGCCGATGTAGACCCCGATAGCGGCAACATCACTGCCGAAACGGTGCGGGCGGTGCTGACTCCCCGCACGAAGGCGATTATCGCCGTTCACCTTGGGGGCTGGCCCTGCGAAATGGACGAGTTAATGCAGCTGGCACGGGAAAACGACCTGTGGGTGGTCGAGGACTGCGCGCAAGCACATGGCGCAACCTACAAGGGGCGTCCCGTCGGCAGCATGGGGCACGTCGCCGTATGGTCGTTCTGTCAGGATAAAATCATGACCACCGGCGGCGAAGGGGGAATGCTCACCACTAACGACGAGCGCATATGGGAAAAGGCATGGTCGTACAAGGACCATGGCAAGAGCTACGAAGCGGTGTATCACCGGCAACACCCTCCGGGCTTCCGCTGGCTACATGAGTCGTTCGGCACCAACTGGCGCATGACCGAGATGCAGGCGGCCATCGGGCGCGTGGTGCTGCGCAAAGTACCCGAGTGGGTAGCCACACGCAGGCGTTATGCCCAAATTCTCACTGAGCGGTTCCAGCAACTGCCCGCGCTGCGGGTGACCGTACCCCCTGCCTACATTCAGCACGCCTACTACCGCTATTACGTGTACGTGCGTCCGGAAAGGCTCAAACCGGACTGGAGCCGCGACCGTATTATGGTGGAACTGAACCAGATGGGCATCCCGTGCACAGTGGGCAGCTGCAGCGAGGTGTATCTGGAGAAATCGTTCCACAACGCAGGACTGTCGCCAGCACATCGGCTCCCCGTCGCCAAACAGCTCGGCGAGACCTCGCTCGCTTTTCTGGTGCACCCCACGCTGAGTGAAACGGATGTGCAGGAAATCGCGGATGCAGTCCATAAAGTAATGTTTACAGGTAGCCGATAA
- a CDS encoding MarR family winged helix-turn-helix transcriptional regulator, which produces MSAFNPRHRDTLAGQISIALYRISQAMGFLLRERGLQLDLTPAQIQALLFLKYARPGVRTIGGLSERLKVAYATSSSVADALERKGLLKRSVVPEDLRVVKLALTPAGEERVAQVEGVLDVIEAAVNHLPEEEQSSLAHALKIIVRELHGAGYVRVYEMCRGCQFFRKDAHPENPQEPHHCAFMDAPLREADTYLECPEFAPANE; this is translated from the coding sequence ATGTCGGCCTTTAATCCAAGACATCGAGACACCCTTGCGGGGCAGATTAGTATAGCACTGTATCGCATTAGCCAGGCGATGGGTTTTCTGCTCCGCGAGCGAGGGCTGCAGCTGGACCTGACGCCCGCGCAGATACAGGCGTTGCTCTTTCTGAAATACGCGCGTCCTGGGGTGCGAACAATAGGCGGTCTGAGCGAGCGGTTGAAGGTCGCCTATGCAACGTCCAGCAGTGTTGCGGACGCTCTCGAACGCAAAGGCTTGCTAAAGCGCAGTGTTGTGCCGGAGGACCTGCGGGTGGTTAAGCTGGCGTTGACCCCCGCAGGTGAGGAGCGGGTAGCACAGGTTGAGGGCGTGCTGGATGTGATTGAGGCAGCAGTGAACCACCTGCCAGAGGAGGAGCAATCATCTTTGGCACACGCACTGAAGATAATCGTCCGTGAGTTGCACGGCGCTGGTTATGTTCGTGTGTACGAAATGTGTCGGGGATGCCAGTTCTTCCGGAAGGATGCTCATCCCGAGAATCCGCAGGAGCCCCATCACTGCGCGTTCATGGATGCGCCCCTGCGCGAGGCGGACACCTATCTGGAATGTCCGGAGTTTGCACCAGCAAACGAGTAA
- a CDS encoding capsule assembly Wzi family protein, whose product MRTLLSCCFIALWTLPFVWAQDIAPLHAPENDLIASALGGSVRLAPLTQRVWSEDDLLRLSAQSDNAPATAIRRLLLGQQAPKAHSLSALAVLTAESEPRLAWRFSGIYSLARDADLVFVADTTRSLVEQRSLMPWAYTAQLRLYTPLGEWRVGQSPIRWGGGYSGAMLLSDNPPPIFHVDYRTTWHLGRRLRTWRYEQIATAFTEDGERRYLMARRLRRELSPQWEISLAEAFKASKLPYSVTAFILPFYLYQHIYTWQLYNRNDDWFNYMAEVQVQYRSNDQKFYFHLLLDDAQAPRWLTRFRYTTPRKSGVLVGYHVLLPGNGQFAIEAAHTDGDPGGGVYNYKNPANRWVYRDAVLGHPVGTNRDMLWLRLDLPIASRTYLALEHVNTRRANASPEVPVGKTWKAHLHWLLHEGYSLGISWQHDISRDERTNRWLLQIGRVF is encoded by the coding sequence ATGCGCACGCTACTAAGCTGCTGTTTCATCGCGCTTTGGACGTTGCCCTTCGTGTGGGCACAAGACATCGCCCCACTCCACGCACCGGAGAACGACCTGATTGCCTCCGCGCTGGGTGGGTCCGTCCGACTCGCCCCGCTGACGCAGCGCGTGTGGAGCGAAGACGACCTGCTGCGCCTGTCCGCGCAAAGCGATAACGCACCGGCAACCGCCATTCGCAGGCTCCTGCTCGGGCAGCAAGCTCCAAAAGCACATTCCCTCTCCGCACTCGCTGTGCTTACCGCCGAAAGCGAGCCGCGCCTCGCGTGGCGATTTTCTGGGATTTACAGCCTGGCTAGGGATGCCGATTTGGTGTTCGTTGCCGATACCACCCGTTCTCTCGTCGAGCAGCGCTCGCTGATGCCCTGGGCGTATACGGCTCAGCTACGGTTGTACACCCCGCTGGGCGAGTGGCGCGTCGGGCAGTCGCCGATTCGCTGGGGGGGTGGCTATTCGGGTGCCATGTTGCTCTCTGATAATCCCCCGCCGATCTTTCACGTGGACTACCGCACTACCTGGCATCTCGGACGACGCCTCCGGACGTGGCGTTACGAGCAAATAGCCACCGCCTTTACCGAAGACGGCGAACGCAGGTACCTGATGGCGCGACGCCTGCGTCGCGAACTCTCGCCCCAATGGGAAATCTCGCTGGCGGAAGCTTTCAAAGCCAGCAAGCTGCCATACAGTGTGACTGCCTTCATCCTGCCCTTTTACCTTTATCAACACATCTACACGTGGCAACTGTATAACCGCAACGACGACTGGTTCAACTACATGGCGGAGGTACAGGTGCAATATCGCTCCAACGACCAGAAGTTCTATTTCCATCTACTGCTGGATGACGCTCAGGCGCCGCGCTGGCTCACCCGCTTCCGCTACACGACGCCGCGCAAATCAGGTGTACTGGTTGGCTACCATGTGCTCCTCCCCGGCAACGGCCAGTTCGCCATCGAGGCGGCTCACACCGACGGAGACCCCGGAGGCGGAGTGTACAACTACAAGAACCCCGCAAACCGCTGGGTATACCGCGATGCCGTGCTGGGACATCCGGTGGGTACAAACCGTGATATGCTGTGGCTGAGACTGGACCTGCCCATCGCCAGCCGCACCTACCTGGCACTTGAACATGTCAACACCCGCCGCGCCAATGCGAGCCCTGAAGTGCCCGTCGGCAAAACGTGGAAGGCTCATCTGCACTGGTTGCTGCACGAAGGGTATTCATTGGGCATCAGCTGGCAGCACGACATCAGCCGTGACGAGCGCACAAACCGGTGGCTGCTGCAGATTGGCAGGGTGTTCTGA
- the lhgO gene encoding L-2-hydroxyglutarate oxidase: MKSSDVLVVGGGIVGLATAYQLSLRYPQKHVIVLEKELRLAMHQSGRNSGVLHSGIYYKPGSVKAQTCRRGKALMQAFCERESIPYEICGKVIVAAYEREIPTLHMLLERGQANGVQCEIISAERLRELEPHAAGISAIYVPEAGIVDFRAVCERLAQRICEEHGEVLTGVRVLGIRETSTEVVVHTTQGDFTARYLVNCAGLYSDDLASASGVVPPARIVPFRGEYFLLTEEARFLCRNLIYPAPDPRFPFLGVHFTRTITGEVECGPNAVLAFAREGYRKTNINLRELWQTLTYPGFLRLAWRYWRTGLGEMWRSLSKKAFVHALQRLVPDVRAEHLRPAPAGVRAQAVDRFGRLVDDFLWVDTARTVHVVNAPSPAATASLAIAERIVDKLAERF, from the coding sequence ATGAAGTCGAGTGATGTGCTCGTCGTGGGCGGTGGTATCGTTGGGCTGGCAACCGCCTACCAGCTGAGCCTCCGTTATCCACAAAAGCACGTGATCGTGCTGGAAAAAGAGTTACGCCTTGCCATGCACCAGTCGGGGCGTAACTCCGGAGTGCTGCATTCCGGCATTTACTACAAGCCCGGCAGCGTCAAGGCGCAGACCTGTCGCCGCGGCAAGGCGCTGATGCAGGCGTTTTGTGAGCGCGAATCCATCCCCTATGAAATCTGCGGGAAGGTCATCGTCGCCGCGTACGAGCGAGAAATCCCCACCCTGCACATGCTGCTGGAAAGGGGACAGGCAAACGGCGTGCAGTGCGAAATAATCAGCGCAGAACGTCTTCGCGAACTGGAACCCCATGCAGCGGGCATCAGTGCGATTTACGTGCCGGAAGCAGGCATCGTCGACTTCCGCGCAGTATGCGAACGGCTGGCTCAACGTATTTGCGAAGAACACGGTGAAGTGCTTACGGGCGTACGGGTTCTCGGTATCCGCGAAACGTCCACAGAAGTGGTTGTCCACACCACGCAGGGTGACTTCACCGCGCGCTATCTGGTGAACTGCGCCGGGCTGTATTCCGATGATCTCGCGAGCGCCAGTGGCGTCGTTCCCCCAGCCCGAATCGTGCCCTTCCGCGGAGAGTACTTCCTGTTAACAGAGGAAGCCCGCTTCCTGTGCCGAAACCTCATCTACCCCGCGCCCGACCCGCGTTTTCCTTTCCTGGGCGTGCATTTCACGCGTACCATCACCGGCGAAGTGGAATGCGGACCCAACGCGGTGCTTGCATTCGCCCGAGAAGGCTACAGGAAAACGAACATCAACCTGCGGGAACTGTGGCAGACGCTAACCTACCCCGGCTTCTTGCGACTGGCATGGCGTTACTGGCGTACCGGACTGGGTGAAATGTGGCGTTCATTGAGCAAGAAAGCGTTTGTCCACGCATTGCAGCGGCTTGTACCGGACGTGCGAGCGGAACACCTGCGCCCCGCGCCCGCGGGTGTACGCGCTCAGGCGGTGGACCGGTTTGGGCGTCTCGTGGATGACTTCCTGTGGGTGGATACCGCTCGTACGGTTCACGTCGTGAACGCGCCCTCCCCCGCTGCAACCGCGTCGCTCGCCATCGCGGAGAGGATTGTGGACAAACTGGCAGAAAGATTCTGA
- a CDS encoding acetyltransferase → MRDNKPIAVIGAGGHGKVVLATLQAMGYATFVVYDDSPDKWGTEMMGVPVRGPVERIAEDGILRAVIAIGDNDIRRRLSIKIRGIEWLTVVHPHAWVHSSVRLGAGTVVFAGAVIQPEARIGDHVIVNTAATIDHECVVGDYAHIAPGAHLAGRVEVGEGTFIGMGCNVIQCLQIGKWSTVGAGSVVTKPIPDHVTAVGVPARVIKRHLRGETNGNYSDSTS, encoded by the coding sequence GTGCGCGACAACAAACCCATAGCTGTTATCGGCGCAGGCGGACATGGCAAAGTGGTGCTTGCCACTCTACAGGCAATGGGGTATGCGACGTTCGTCGTGTATGACGACTCTCCCGATAAATGGGGCACCGAGATGATGGGAGTGCCTGTTCGCGGTCCGGTAGAGCGCATCGCAGAGGATGGCATTCTCAGAGCGGTTATCGCAATTGGTGATAACGACATCCGTCGTCGATTGTCCATAAAAATACGGGGTATCGAATGGCTTACGGTGGTGCACCCCCATGCGTGGGTGCATTCCTCCGTGCGGCTCGGGGCGGGAACGGTGGTGTTTGCAGGTGCGGTCATCCAGCCGGAGGCGCGAATCGGAGACCATGTCATCGTAAACACCGCCGCAACCATCGACCATGAGTGCGTGGTGGGAGACTACGCGCATATTGCACCGGGCGCGCACCTAGCGGGCAGAGTGGAAGTTGGGGAAGGCACTTTCATCGGGATGGGATGCAACGTCATCCAGTGTTTGCAAATCGGGAAGTGGTCTACCGTCGGCGCAGGATCGGTTGTCACCAAACCGATTCCCGACCATGTCACCGCCGTCGGCGTACCTGCCAGAGTCATCAAACGACACCTGCGAGGAGAAACAAATGGCAACTACAGCGACTCGACAAGCTGA